A genomic window from Arvicola amphibius chromosome 5, mArvAmp1.2, whole genome shotgun sequence includes:
- the LOC119815680 gene encoding LOW QUALITY PROTEIN: olfactory receptor 4F21-like (The sequence of the model RefSeq protein was modified relative to this genomic sequence to represent the inferred CDS: inserted 2 bases in 1 codon; deleted 2 bases in 1 codon), producing MEGTNHSMVSEFLFVGLTNSWKMQVLLFVFASVFYMASMMGNSFIIFTVASDPHLHSPMYFLLANLSFIDLGASCVTCPKMIYDLFRKHKVISFRGCITQIFFIHVIGGVEVVLLIGMAYDRYVAICKPLHYLTIMNAKMCIFILVSAWVVGLMHCLVQFVVNLPFCVPNILCSFYCDFPRFIRLACIDTXTIELMVSANSGFISAGSFFILAISYIVIIVTVQKHSSRGSSKGMSTLSAHICFVVLFFGSLHLFIYDPPPSSHLDKYLATFDPFGSPFLNAVIY from the exons ATGGAAGGAACAAATCACTCTATGGTGTCAGAATTTCTGTTCGTGGGACTCACCAATTCCTGGAAGATGCAAGtacttctgtttgtgtttgcttCAGTGTTTTATATGGCAAGCATGATGGGAAACTCCTTCATCATTTTCACAGTGGCTTCTGATCCTCACTTACATTCTCCCATGTACTTTCTGTTGGCCAATCTCTCTTTCATTGATTTAGGTGCATCGTGTGTCACTTGTCCCAAGATGATTTATGACCTGTTCAGAAAGCACAAAGTCATCTCCTTTAGAGGTTGCATCACTCAAATCTTCTTCATCCATGTGATTGGTGGTGTAGAGGTGGTGCTGCTTATAGGCATGGCTTATGATAGATATGTAGCCATATGTAAGCCTCTCCATTATTTGACTATTATGAATGCCAAAATGTGCATTTTCATCTTAGTGAGTGCCTGGGTGGTGGGCCTTATGCATTGCCTGGTTCAATTTGTAGTAAATTTGCCTTTCTGTGTACCAAATATTTTGTGCAGCTTTTACTGTGACTTTCCTCGGTTCATCAGACTTGCTTGCATAGATAC AACCATAGAATTAATGGTATCAGCTAACAGTGGATTCATCTCTGCAGGCTCCTTCTTCATACTGGCAATATCTTATATTGTCATAATAGTCACTGTTCAGAAACATTCCTCACGCGGTTCCTCCAAAGGTATGTCTACACTTTCTGCTCACATCTGTTTTGTGGTCCTGTTCTTTGGCTCcctt catttgtttatatatgacccccccccctcctcaCACCTGGATAAGTATCTGGCCACTTTTGATCCATTTGGCTCTCCTTTTCTGAATGCTGTGATCtactga
- the LOC119814879 gene encoding olfactory receptor 4F3/4F16/4F29-like, with translation MERVNCSLSSELVFLGLTSSWDVQLLLFVFSSVLYMASMMGNCLIVFTVASDHHLHSPMYFLLSILSLVDVGISSATSPKMIFDLFKKHKVISFRGCVTQIFFIHAIGGVEMVLLIAMAFDRYVAICKPLHYLTLMSPKMCIFFLITALVVGPMHSVIQLAFIINLPLCGPNILDSFYCDLPQFIKLASMDTYRLELLVSVNSGFMSVCSFIILIISYVVIIFTVLKHSSSGSSKALSTLSAHVTVVVLFFGPTIVFYTWPSSSTYLDKFLALFDAVVTPFLNPVIYTLRNQEMKMAIRRIFRQLMGYRQIS, from the coding sequence ATGGAAAGAGTGAATTGTTCCCTCTCATCAGAGTTAGTGTTCCTGGGACTCACCAGCTCCTGGGATGTCCAACTGCTGCTCTTTGTGTTCTCCTCAGTGTTGTATATGGCAAGCATGATGGGAAACTGCCTCATAGTTTTCACTGTGGCCTCTGACCATCACTTACATTCCCCTATGTACTTTCTTTTGTCCATCCTCTCTTTAGTTGATGTAGGTATTTCTTCTGCCACTTCACCTAAGATGATTTTTGACTTATTCAAAAAACATAAAGTCATCTCCTTTAGAGGCTGTGTCACTCAAATCTTCTTCATCCATGCCATTGGTGGTGTGGAGATGGTGCTGCTCATAGCCATGGCCTTTGATAGATATGTGGCCATATGTAAGCCTCTCCACTATCTGACCTTAATGAGCCCCAAGATGTGCATCTTCTTTTTGATTACTGCCTTGGTAGTTGGCCCTATGCACTCTGTGATACAACTGGCTTTCATAATAAATTTACCTCTCTGTGGTCCTAATATATTGGATAGCTTCTACTGTGACCTTCCTCAATTCATCAAACTTGCTAGCATGGACACATACAGACTGGAATTACTGGTCTCAGTCAATAGTGGATTCATGTCTGTGTGTTCCTTCATCATTCTGATCATTTCCTATGTTGTGATCATATTTACTGTTCTGAAACACTCTTCAAGTGGTTCCTCCAAGGCCCTGTCTACGCTCTCAGCCCATGTGACAGTGGTGGTCTTATTCTTTGGTCCTACCATAGTTTTCTATACATGGCCTTCATCTTCTACATACTTGGATAAGTTTCTGGCCCTGTTTGATGCAGTTGTCACTCCCTTTTTGAACCCTGTGATCTACACATTGAGAAATCAAGAAATGAAGATGGCAATAAGGAGAATATTCAGACAGCTAATGGGTTATAGACAAATCTCCTGA